GTGGAAGCGTCGAGGCCGACTCCCCAAGGCCGTCTGGTCCGAGTGGCCGGAGCAGATGGACTGGAAGGACGGTCAGCGGGGGACGGTGTGGTTGACGGACGCGAACGAGGAGAACGCCCCCGCTCGCGCGATCGCCACGAGCGATGGAGGCCGGACCTGGAGCAACCTCGAGCAACCGCCCCGGGTTCCTCCCCCGGAGCCACCCTTGGAGGCACGGGGCCCCACGGGAGTTCTCTGGAAGGTGACACCGGAGGAGCGGACGATCCGCGTGGAGCGCCAGGAGAACGGCGCCCCCCCGGAGGTCCGCGTCCTGCTGCCCGTGTCCTGGCGGCGCGAGGGGAAGAAGCTCGTCCCCGCCGGCTGACAGAAGCGTCCGCTCACCATGAGTCGTCGGGCACGGTCCAGCCACGGCGTGGGGCAGCAGCCAATCCTTGTAAAACTTGACTTCACCGAAATAACTGGAGAAGCATCCGAGCCCCACGTCCTACCCCACGAAGGAGTGCCCGATGCCCTCCCCCCGGTCGCGCCCCCGTCGTCCCTCCCGGCGAGGCGTCCGCGTCGCCACCACCCTCCTCATCGCCGCGACCGCCGGAGTGACGGCGGGCACCGCCTGGGCGATCAACGCGCCCACCGTCTACGCTCGCAACCCGACGGCCGGCACGTCCTTCCTCAACCACACCGCGCTGCTCGGCGGCATCAACGACAAGCCGTGGTTCGAGGCGAACATTCCCTTCCTCGAGGTGCCGGACGCGCAGATCCAGGCCGTCTATTACTACCGCTGGCAGACCTACAAGGAGCACCTGGTCTACACCGGGGCGGAGTATGGCTACCTGTCCAACGAGTTCCTCACCCCGGTGTTCTACGGAGCGCCTTACGGCGGCATCGTCGCGGCGGCCGGCCACCACATCAACGAGGGCCGCTGGCTGCGTGATCAGCAGTACGTGAAGGACGTCATCAACTACTGGCTCGCGGGGCCCGGACAGTTCCCCAAGCCCATGATCGAGTCGGTGAACCCCAACACGTCCGACTGGGCCCACGAGTACAGCTTCTGGGCCGCCAGCTCCGTGTGGCAGCACTACCTGGTCACCGGGGACAAGGCGTTCGCCATCGGCCAGCTACCCAACCTCATCAAGCAGTACCGGGGCTGGGACAACCAATTCAACTCCGCGCTCGGCCTTTATTGGCAGGTGCCCGTCTGGGACGCCACCGAGCTGACCCCCGCGTCCTACGAGTCCCCGGACCCGTACCACGGCGGACCGGGCTACCGGCCCACCATCAATGCCTACCAGTATGGGGATGCCCGCGCCATCGCCCAGCTCGCCACCCTGGCGGGCGACTCCACCACCGCCACGGAATACAACAACCGGGCGAGCGCGCTGAAGACCGCGACCCGGGCCCGGTTGTGGGACCCGAACCGCTCCTTCTTCTTCCACATGCATCGCGACAACAACCCGGGCAACACCCTGCTCGGCACTCGCGAGGAGCACGGCTTCGTGCCCTGGATGTTCCACCTGCCGCAGGCCTCGGACTCCGCCGCGTTCGCGCAGCTGCTGGATCCCCAGGGGTTCGCCTCGCCCTACGGGCCCACCACGGTCGAGCGGCGCAGCAAGTGGTTCAACCACGAGGCCTCCAAGGGCTGCTGCCGCTGGATCGGACCGTCCTGGCCCTACGAGACCTCGCAGACCCTCACGGGCCTGGCCAACCTGCTCATCGACTACCCCGCGCAGACGACCATCACCCCGGCCCACTACGTGAGCCTGCTGCGCGGCTACGCGTTGACGCAGTACAAGAATGGCGTCCCCTACGTCGCCGAGGCCCATGACGCCGATACCGACAAGTGGATCTACGACGGGGGCGGCCACAGCGAGGACTACAACCACTCCACCTACAACGACAACGTCATCTCCGGACTCATCGGCGTGCGCGGCCAGGCCGACAACACGCTGACGATCCGGCCGCTCGCCCCGGCGTCGTGGGACTACTTCGCGCTGGAGAACCTCCCGTACCACGGCCACAACGTCACCGTGCTGTGGGACCGGCTCGGCACCCGGTACGACCAGGGCGTGGGTCTGCACCTCTACGTCGACGGGGTGAAGGTCGCCAGCCAGACGGGCCTGGGTGCCGTCACGATCAACGTGGGCGCCCCGCTCATGCAGTCCAACGGCGGGGGCAAGGTCAACTTCGCCGCCAATGGCCAGCGCATCGCGAACAAGGCACAACCCTTCGCGTCGTACACGTTCGGCGGCGCCGGGGACAACGCCTGGAACGCGATCGACGGCCTCATCTTCCGCAATGGCATTCCCCAGAACACCCGCTGGACCACGTACGCGACCACCCAGGCGAGTGACTTCTTCGGCGTGAAGTTCCAGCACCCCGTCACGACCTCGGACGTGCGGCTGTATTTCTATGACGACGGCGGGGGCGTGCGCACGCCCAGGAGCTATGACCTGCAGTACTGGACGGGCAGTGCCTGGGCGAGCGTGCCCAACCAGACGCGGACGCCCGCGGAGCCCACGGCCACCACGGTCAACCAGATCACCTTCCCCCCCCTGACCACGACCCAGTTGCGCGTGGTCGCGCCCAACGCCGGTGGTGGCACTGGCTGGGGTCTCAGCGAGTTCGAGGCCTGGTCGGCCCCGGTCTTCCTCCTGCAGAACGTCAACAGCGACAAGCTGCTGGCCGTGTCCTCCGCCTCGCAGGACCCGAGCGCCAACGTGCAGCAGTACGCCGACAACGGGACGCTGGACCACCAGTGGGAGCTGGTGGACGCGGGCGGCGGCTGGTTCAAGGTCGTCAACCTCAACAGCGGCCTCGTGCTGGCCGTGCGCAACGCCTCCAAGGCCCTGAGCGCGCAGATCCAGCAGTCTCCGGACAGCGGCACGAGCGAGCAGCACTGGCGGTTCGTCGACGCGGGCAGCGGCCAGTTCAAGATCGTCAACCGCAACAGCGGGCTCGTCCTCGGCGTCGACGGCATGTCCAAGTCGGACAGCGCCAACGTGGTGCAGTTCAGCGACAACGGGACGCAGGATCACCTCTGGCGGATGGAGCCGGCCTGGCAGCCCCAGCTCTTCACCGACGACTTCGAGGGCAATACGGCCAGCCAGTGGTCGCCGCAGCAGGGCACCTGGTCGCTCTGCCGCCCCGTGTCCTACGAGTACTGCGCGACCGGGACGGGAGAGAACCTCGCGCTGGCTGGCAACGCCGGCTGGCGGGCGTACACGATGGACGCCTCGGTGCTCGCCAACGGCGCACCGCTCAACGCCGGCATCGCACTGGTGGCCCGCGCCCAGGACGCGAGCCACTACTACCAGGCGGAGTTCAAGCGCACGAGTGCCGGCTACGAGTGGACGGTGTCGAAGAACGACGGGGGCACGTGGACGGTCCTGGCCAGCGGCCCCTACACCTGGCCATCTGGCGCGGGCAAGTACATGAACATCCGCTTCTCGGTGCAGGGCGACACGCTGACCCTGGGGGTCTGGCAGCCCGGCGGCACGTGGCAGACGCTGGGCACGGGCCGCGATGCGCAGTACACCTCCGGCCGCATGGGCCTGCGCACCTGGGGTGGGCTCACGGGCAGCTTCGACATCGTGCACGTCCACGCCGGGTAGCGCCGTGGGCTTGAGAGCCAGCCTGATACCTGGGCTCGACACCTATGGCGCGGGGCCCATGGTCGGTGGGCGCATCGCGCTGCCAGCCGGCCTCGTGGGCGTGATGTCAGAAGCTGGCACCGTGCAACGGGCCTGCGTCCGGTCCCTGACGCGGGGCGACGTGCTGTTGGTGCTCGAGGCGATGAAGATGGAATCGTCGCGTCACGGCGGTGAACGTCACGATCGGGGCGCGGGTGTCGGCACGCCACGTCGTCGCGGTCGTCTCACCCGAAGGAAATGGGGGCAGCATGAGTGAAGCATTGATGTCAGCGACCCAGGAAGCGCAGTACAAGCGCATCAGCCAGATCTCGCTGGGAGGCATCATCCACCGGTCGGCGCTGCGCTGGCCGGAGAAGACGGCGCTCGTCGAGGGGAAGCTCGAGCTCTCCTATGCGGAGCTCGACCGGCGTTCGAACGCGTTCGCGCACTACCTGCTCGCGCAGGGCCTTCCCCGGGGCGCACGCATCGCCATGCTCTGCGGCAACTCGGCGCAGATGATCACCGCGTTCATCGGCATCTACAAGGCGGGCCTCGTCTGGGTGCCGATCAACACCGGCCTCGCCGTGGATGCCATCCGCTACATCCTCGAGCATTCCGAGGCGACGCACATCGTCATCGACACCGAGTTCCTCGTGGAGCCGGAGCCGCGGGCGATGCTCGACGCGCTCGGCACCCACATCATCGTCTGCGTCCCCGAGGGGCAGGCCTCGCCGGGCGGTAACACGGCCGCCTTCCTCGACACGCTGAAGGGCCAGCACCTCACCCCGCCGGAGGTGGACATCGAGAGCGGCCAGCTCTCCCAGATCATGTACACGAGTGGCACCACCGGCCAACAGAAGGGGGTCATGCACTCGCACGAGTCGGTGCACGCGGCGCTCAGTGGAAACCTGTTCGAGCTCGGGCTGCGGCCGAGCGACTCCACCCTCTGCGTGCTTCCGATGTTCCACTGCGCGCAGCACGCCGTCTCGATGTCGTTCCTGCTCGCCGGCGGGACTGTCGTCGTGAGGCGCGCCTTCGAGCCGGGTGCGATGCTCGCGACCATCGAGCAGCGCGGCATCACGATCCTGCTGGGCCTGCCGATCATGTACGGCGCGATGCTCGCCCACCCGACGCGTCTGGCGACGAAGCTGTCCAGCCTGCGCCTGTGCCTCTACGTCATGGCGCCGATGGCGCGCACGCTGCTCTTGGAGCTCATCGAGAAGTTCTGCCCGGGAGGCTTCGCGCTCGCGTCGGGGCAGACGGAGATGTACCCGGCGACGACCATCTTCAAGCCGGAGCAGCAGCTCAAGCGGTTCGGTTCGTACTGGGGTGAAACGGTCGTGACGAACGAGACGGCCATCATGAACGACGAAGGCCGACTGCTCGGGCGCGGCGAGGTGGGAGAAATCGTCCATCGCGGGCCGAACGTGATGCTCGGCTACTACAAGGACCCGGAGGCGACCGCGCGGGCGTTCGCGTTCGGCTGGCACCACACCGGTGACCTCGGCGTATTCGACTCCGACGGCCAGCTCCTGTTCGTGGACCGCAAGAAGGACATGATCAAGACCGGTGGCGAGAACGTCCCGTCCATCAAGGTGGAGGAGGTCCTCCTGCGTCACCCCGCGGTCCTGCAGGTCGCGGTCGTGGGCCTACCGCACCCACGCTGGTCCGAGGCGGTCACCGGCTTCGTCGTGCTCAAGCCCGGCGCCTCCGCGACCGTGGCCGACATCATCGACCACTGCCGCCAGAACCTCGGTGGGTTCGAGGTGCCCAAGTCCATCGTCCTGCTCCCGACGATGCCGCAGACGACCACCGGCAAGGCACAGAAGTTCGTACTGCGGCAACAGTACAAGCGGCACTACGGAGACGTGAACGGGGCCACATAGCGCCACGGGGCCCCCTTCCCTCCCCCTCTCTACTGGCCTCCCACTCGCCCCATGGGGGCATGCGTTTTGCCCAGTCATGGTCATCTTCCATCGCTATCAACGGAGAGGTCCCATGAGACAGACGCGCACCCTTGCCACCCCCGAGCAGGGCTTCGCCAGGTCCCGGCGGTCCTCGCTGCTGGCGGCCATTTTCTTGATGGCGACCTCCGCCATCGGGCCCGGATTCATCACGCAGACCGCCACGTTCACCGCCACGACGGGAGCCGCCTTTGCGTTCGGCATCCTCGCATCGGTCCTGATCGACTTCGTCGTGCAGGTGAACATCTGGCGCATGATCACGGTGACCCGCATGCGGGCGTCCGACCTGGCCAACGCCGCCATCCCTGGCAGCGGGCATGTGCTGGCAGTGCTGGTGATCTTTGGGGGCCTCGTGTTCAACGTGGGAAACATCGCGGGCTCGGGGCTCGGGCTGAACGCCATGCTGGGTCTCGATGTGAAGTGGGGCGGCCTGCTGAGCGCGCTGCTGGCCATTGGCATCTTTTCGTCCAAGCGCGCTGGCGTGGCGGTGGACCGCCTGATCATCGTGCTGGGTGTCGTGATGGTCGTGCTGACGGCATTTGTGGCTTTCGTGTCGAATCCGCCGCTGGGCGAGGCGCTGAGACAGACCGTGTGGCCCGACACCATCAACTTCGCGACCATCACCACCATCGTGGGCGGCACGGTGGGCGGCTACATCACCTATTCCGGGGCGCATCGCCTGCTTGACAAGGGCACGGTGGGTATCGAGAACCTGGAGGCGGTGACACAAGGCGCGCTGAAGGGGATCGCGGTCACCGGACTGATGCGCTACGTGCTGTTCCTGGCCGTGCTGGGCGTGGTCGCCAGCGGCGTCGCCATCGATGTGTCCGGCAAGAATGCCAATCCGGCGGCCCAGGCGTTTCAGGCAGCAGGCGGCCAGATCGGCCTGCGCGTGTTCGGCCTCATCCTCTGGGCCGCCGCCATCACGAGCGTGATCGGCGCCGCCTACACGTCGATGTCGTTCATCAACACGTTCAAGAAGGATGTGACCGAGACCGGCCGCAACCGCGCGACCGTGGTCTTCATCCTGATCTCGCTCGCGGTGTTCATGGCACTGGGCATGGCGCCCGCAGCGCTGCTCGTCTTTGCTGGCGGCTTCAACGGCCTCGTCCTGCCGCTGGGCCTCTCTATCTTCATGTCCGTGGGCTGGAAACGCGCCGATCTGATGGGCGGCTACCGCTACCCTCGCTGGCTGCTGGTGCTGGGCACCCTGACGTGCGCGCTGACCTGGTGGATGGGGTACAAATCTATCGGACCCATTTTTGCTTTCCTGTCGATGTAAAACAGGCTTTTGAAGATACTCCAAGGCCATGGTGCCGCCTGGGCTGGGCGCCAAGGCGGCGGACGGAGTGCGAGCGATACCGAGGCGTGGCGCGGGCCGTCAGTAGGGCTTGTCGCCCTTCTCGATTCCGAAGGCGGACGGGGGCGCGTAGGTGCCGTTCACCGTCGTGCCGCCGTTGTGGATGGCGGGGAAGATTGGCTGCATGTTCTGCGGGAACCCGAACACGGGCTTCGTGAGCGAATCGAGGCGGCCCAGCTCCTCGGCCGTGAGCTTCACGTCCACCCCCTTCACGTTGTCCTCGAGCTGCGCGAGCCGCCGCGCGCCAATGATGGTGGACGTCACGCCCGGCTGCGCCTGCACCCACGCCAGCGCCACGCGCGCCACGGTGCTCTCGTGCGCCCGGGCAATGGCCTCCAGCGCGTCCACGACGGCGTAGGTCCGCTCGTTCAGGAACGGGTCCAGGAACGCCCCCCGATCACCCTTCTGTTGCCCCGCGTTCGCGCGCGTGTACTTGCCACTGAGCGCTCCGCTCTTGAGCGGCGACCAGGGAGTGATGCCCAGGCCGAACTCGCGCGCCATCGGCACGAGCTCCTGCTCCACGGTGCGCTCCAACAGCGAGTACTCAATCTGGAGTCCGATGAACGCCGACCAGCCGCGGAAGCGCGCCAGCATGTTGGCTTCGACGATCTTCCACGCCGGCGTGTCGGAGACGCCCAGGTAGCGCACCTTGCCCGCGCGGACGAGGTCCTCGAGCGCGGCCATCGTCTCCTCGATGGGCGTGTGCACGTCCCAGTTATGCAGCCAGTACAGATCGATGTAGTCCGTCTGCAGGCGGCGCAGCGAGTTCTCGCACGCCGAGATGATGGACTTGCGGCCGGAGCCGCCGCCGTTCGGGTCTCCCGGGTAGAGGTTTCCGCTGAACTTGGTCGCGATGACCAGGCGGTCGCGCCGGGCGGGGTGGCGTCCGACGTGGTCACCGATGATCTTCTCGGAGTGGCTCTTCGTATAGAGGTTCGCCGTATCGATGAAGTTGCCGCCGAGCTCGATGTACCGGTCGATGATCCGCTGGGACTCCTCGACGCTGGACCCCCAGCCGAGGGCTTCACCGAATGTCATCGCACCGAGGCACAGCGGGCTGACGCGAAGGCCCGAGCGGCCGAGCGTCACATAATGATCAAGAGGCATGGAGGGCTCCAGGGGACGTGCTACCGTGGGGAGGCCAGAATGATTCAGCCTTAAACCAATTTAATTTGGAACCATTTTCCGCGCAACGAACCATGTCGAAAATCGACCCGGCGAAGATCTGGTCGCTGAGCTACCGCCTGCTGATGTCGGTGATCTCCCACGTCACCCCGGACGTCGTCACATTGGGGGTGGAGACCAAGGAGTTGTTCGTGCTCGCGGCGCTGGAGGAGCACCCCTACCCCGCGGAGCTGGCGGCGACCCTGAGCATGCCCAAGCCGACGGTGACGGTGTACGTGAAGCGGCTCGAGGCCGCGGGCCTGGTGAGCCGGGAGATCGACGCCGCGGACATGCGGCGCCACCGCCTGCGGCTCACGCCCGCCGGGCGCAAGGTGATGCAACAGGGCATGAAGCTGTTGTCGGACGCGTTCGGCGAGCGGCTCGGCCGCCTGAGCGCCTCGCAGCAGGAGGAGCTGCGGATGTTGCTGGAGAAGATGGGCTGAGGTTGCCTGCCTCCCCGGAGGAAGCCCCTATTTCCAGAAGCCCTCGTGCACCTCATGGGCCTCCGGCAGCGCCACCGGACCCACCACCTCGGTGGGCGCGGAGCCGCGGGCGAAGACGTCGCGGCAGGACATGCGAAGGGTGGGCGCGGAGGAGTCGAGGAACTGGCTCAGCTCCTCGGAGGAGAGCGCGAAGACGACCCGCCGCACACCGCCCCAGAAGATGGCACCCGCGCACATGGCGCAGGGCTCGGTACTGGCGTAGAGGGTGGAGCCAGCGAGTTCCTCGGGACGATATCGCCGGGTCGCCTCGCCCATGAGGTTGGACTCCGCGTGGCCGGTGCAGTCCCCCGTCGTTCCCTGGGTGTTCTCTCCCTCCAGCAGGACGCGTCCCCTCGCGTCCACCAGCACCGAGCCGAAGGGGTGGTTTCCCCGAGCCCGGGCCCGTCTTGCGAGGTCGATGGCGTGCACCAGGTGCTGCTTGTCATCCGGTCGCATGTGTCCCTCGTTGTCCATGTGCATGAGCAGGGTAGCGCGGCGGGGAGCCGGTCGACATCGGCAGATGTGGCGTAGTGCGTCGTGCAACAGAGGGCCGCTGGCGGGTGCCGCCGAGCCGTGCCCCAGGCCAGTGGACTGGCCGTGCGGCTCCCGTTGGGGCCCACGCCTGCAAGCGGTTGCTGTCCTGCATCGGAGCGTGTACCGTGAATGACCTTGGGTTTCACTGACCAGAGAGTTGCAATGTCGATAGCCGATGACCTTGTCGACCATGTGATCGAGTCACACCAAAGCACGGACGAGACAAACAAGAGGTTGCGGGATCTGACGGCTGGGATGGGGATGTTCTTTGCGTCCGGGACCGCCAAACGGCTCCTGAAAAGCTCAGAGACAGAGGCGGTATGGAAAAACTACGTCACCGACAAAGGCGAGCCCATCGCCAACGTGCGCATCGCGACGATCGACCTGAACTCGATCTTCGAGCGGCAGGTGCTCTTTCTGAAGCAGACCAGCTCCGACCCACGTGCGCAGGACGGCTCGTCCGGCAATAGAGCTGGTTCAGAGAGCCCTCCCATCCTGAGATTCTACCCCCATCTCATCGGTTGGGTGGTCCAGTACCTGGAACGGCTCCTGACGACGGAATTGGCTCCATTGGCGGCAATCGCCAAAGCCGCGGCTGATTCGAGCAATGACGCTGGCAGTCGCAGAGCCATCATCAGCCTCGACTATTACTCGGACCGGTCGACGACCACGAGCGTGCTGCACAAGGACACGACTGGAATCACGCTGTTCGTCGCACTTCACTACATCAATCCGGAACCGATGTTGGGTCCCGAGTACATCTTCGACAAGTGGCCCATCGGCTCGACCGAAGGTGCCAAACACAACTTCAGCCCCTACGACAAGGGCAGTAACGGGGGAGAGGACGTGCGATTCCACGCCCCGTGGACGAAATCCAGGGGACACTACTACTGGCCGAGAAAACTCCTGGAAGAACTCGAGGAGGCGAGAGCCCAACTCCCGGACGACTCGACTCTTCACCACGTGGATCTCAGCCCGTATGGGCTTGTTTCATTCGTCGACGAGCTGATCTACCACGCCACCCCACTCAACCGGACCCGGCTCGAATCAGACAAGGACAAGCTCTTCCGGGACGTTACATTCTCCAGCCGGAAATACAAAGTCCTCCCACAGGGGCTCACCAGAACCGTCAGTATGAAGCTCAAACAGGGAGAAACGCTTACCAGCCTCACCGGAGGCTCGACCAAGCGCTGCTTCATCAGACTCTGGATCTCAGTCTGCGACGCATCCTGGTACAATCCGGTGTATACATATACTCGCGGTTAGTACCAGGTGTGTGTCATCGAGCTGTTCTCGCGGGGCACTGATGCAACCCTTCAGTCGCCCTCTCCGGCGGTCAGGGGAAGGGACCCGGATGAGAGAGAGAGGGAGCGGTAGGTATCCAGGAAGCCGTGACAGATATCACCCTGCCCCGGGAACAGGGCCTCGGTCGCTTTCGGAAGCAGGTACCAGGGAATCGTTGGGTAGTGGTGGTGGGTATAGTGAAAACCGTTATTGTGATGCAGGAAGTTGGTGATCGGGCTGAGGTTGGAGCGGATCCCGGTGCGGGTCCGGTAGTGGTCGGTGATCTCCGACCAATATAGATAACTTTGACACGACCAGAAGAAGGGGATCAGCCAGTAAAGCACCAGCAGGTGGAGTACCCCGAGCGCGGCGCAGATCAGCAAGACCACGGCCCAGAAGGCGACGATCTTGCGCCCCTCCTTCCAGGGCCGCAGGGACAACACGCCGCAGTAGTACGCCCCGGCGAAACCAAGTACGGGACGGACGAACCAGATCCAAAACATGTTGACGCCGGGCCTGTCGAGGCCGAGCGCCCGGTAGTCCGCCACCAGCTGGTCCTCCGGCATTCCGAGGCGGCGGTGGTGCACCAGGTGCTCCGCGCGCATCTGCGCGACGGTACAGAAGAACGGGAGGCCGTAAAGGAACTCCAGCCGGTCGTTCCAACTGCGCTTCCGGAAGAGGTTGTAGTGCGACGCCTCGTGGAGCAGGGCCTCGCTGAGGGCGAATTGGAAGGCGCCGATCAACCAGGCCGCCACCGGGTAGAGGTACCAACGATCCAACCAGAGGGCGACCGTGATGACAGCGGCGATAGCGGCCCAGTCTCGGCCGATGGCCAGGAAGCCACGGAGGTTGCTGCGCTGGACGAACTGCTGGGGTGTGCTGGACACGAACGGACCTCTCGAAAATGACCCGCCTTCGGCAATCCTTCAGGGGACTCTAGCACCAAGTGGCCCACGCGGCGCCTGAACGCAGTGGGCCCGCCCCGTCCGACCTCGAGCCCGGACTGTTCAGCATCGGGCACGATGTTGAATTGTAGGCATTCCCGGGAACCACATGACTGGTACATTGCCTGCCGCTTTTGTTTGTTTTTCAGGAACAGATGGGAGGATATTCATGCGAACGATCATGACCAGAATCCATCGGATTCTTTCCTTGCTGCTCTGGGGAAGCATCCTCTGTGTCCCCGGGTGTCTGGACAGCGCCCGGGACAACGGCGCGTCGCCGGAAGGGACGGTACAGCTCCGGAGCGAGCAGGGCATGAGCGGTGTGACCGCTCAAGCCGGTGGCAACGTCTTCCTCATCGGAAGCGGCATCTATGACATCACCGGCCCGGCCGGAGAGATCACGATGATGGGCTTCGCCGTATCGGAACAGAAGACCGCCGGCATCCACATGAGGCTGCGGTCACGGGCGTTCGTCATCGGAGACGGTGCCAGGCGGGTCGTCTTCGTCAGCGCCGATCTGGGCCAGCTCTTCCAGATGGTCAAACTCAAAGTGAGTGAGAAGATCGCGGCCAATGCCGAGCTCGCGCCGTATTACAACACGAAGAACGTCCTCCTGTCGGCGACGCATACCCACAGCGGCCCCGGGGGTTACTCAGGGTATTTCCTGTATGACGCGACCGTCAACGGCTTCGTGAAACAGAATTTCGACGCCATCGTGGACGGCATCTACCAGTCCATCCTGCGTGCCCATCACAACGTGAAGCCCGGCAGGATCCTCGTCAACGAAGGAACGATCGAGGGCGTCGGCGGGAACCGCGCGGTGGAAGCCTACAACAACAACCCCGCGGCGGAGCGGGCCCGGTATGACGGCCTCACGGACAAGACCATGACGCTCCTGAAGCTCGTCGGCCTCGATGGCGAGGAGATCGGCATGGTGAACTGGTACGCGGTGCATCCGGACAGCATCGGCCCCGAAAACAAGTTGATCAGCGGCGACAACAAGGGCTGGGCGTCGTACCTCTTCGAGAAGGACAAGGGGGCGGATTACCTGGCCTCCAAGACGTTCGTGGCCGCGTTCGCCCAGGCCAACGCTGGCGACGTGACGCCGAACATCGGGTTCGGCCAGGCGCCCCCCGATTTGACGTTCGAAAAGAACAAGAGCCTGGAGAACGCCACCCTCAAGCAATACAACAAGGCGAAAGAGCTTTACGACGGCGCGACGAGGGAGCTGACCGGCTCGGTGGATTTCCGTCACGAGTGGGTGGACATGCGGACGCTCTACGTCGCTTCCGCGGGAACCACGACTTGCGCGGCCGGCATGGGGGCTTCCTTCTCGGCCGGCAGCCCATATGACAATCCGAGCCCCTCGCCACTCTTCCCGAACGGGACCACGGTGGACAGCGTGCAGTGGAGCGAGGGCTCCGGCAAGGCGGCGCTCTTCCAACTGCTGGGCGGCGTCTTCGCCTTCGCCTGGCCGGCGACCACCGACGCGGCGTACAAGCAGTGCCATGCGGAAAAACCGGTGCTGATACCGACCGGCGTGGCGGGCCTCAACATCAACGGTCCGACCATGACCCCGCAGATCATGCCCCTCCAGGTCTTGAAAATCGGAAACCTGGCCATCGTCGCCGTCCCCACCGAGGTAACCACCATGTCGGGCCGCCGCCTGGAGAACACGGTGAAGACGGAGCTCGCGAGCGTCGGCGTCGATACGGCGGTCATCGCCGGGCTCTCCAACTCGTACGCGTCCTACCTGGCCACCCGGGAGGAGTACGCCCTGCAGTGGTATGAGGGAGCCTGCACGCAGTTCGGCCCGAACGAGCTGGCCGCCTTCCAGCAGGAGTATGCCAGGCTCAGCAAGGCCATCGTCAACGGCACCGACGTCGCGGCCGGCCCCACGCCCGAGGACGTGACGGGCCAGACGGTCGATCTGACCCCGAAGGTGGTGCTGGACGACAAGCCGCTCGACAAGGACTTCGGGAGCGTGATCACCCAGCCGGCCGCGAGCTATGCGAGGGGAAGCCTGGTGACCGTGCAGTACTGGGGCGGACATCCGAACAACAATCTCCAGACACAGGGCTCGTTCCTGGCGGTCGAGAAACGGGTGAACGACACCTGGGTCGCGATCGCGTGGGACTGGGATCCGGAAACGACCTACCGATGGGAACGCAACGGCATCTCCTACTCCAAGATCACCATCACCTGGGACACGAAG
Above is a window of Cystobacter fuscus DNA encoding:
- a CDS encoding nucleoside deaminase — its product is MRPDDKQHLVHAIDLARRARARGNHPFGSVLVDARGRVLLEGENTQGTTGDCTGHAESNLMGEATRRYRPEELAGSTLYASTEPCAMCAGAIFWGGVRRVVFALSSEELSQFLDSSAPTLRMSCRDVFARGSAPTEVVGPVALPEAHEVHEGFWK
- a CDS encoding MarR family winged helix-turn-helix transcriptional regulator; translated protein: MSKIDPAKIWSLSYRLLMSVISHVTPDVVTLGVETKELFVLAALEEHPYPAELAATLSMPKPTVTVYVKRLEAAGLVSREIDAADMRRHRLRLTPAGRKVMQQGMKLLSDAFGERLGRLSASQQEELRMLLEKMG
- a CDS encoding fatty acid desaturase family protein, whose product is MSSTPQQFVQRSNLRGFLAIGRDWAAIAAVITVALWLDRWYLYPVAAWLIGAFQFALSEALLHEASHYNLFRKRSWNDRLEFLYGLPFFCTVAQMRAEHLVHHRRLGMPEDQLVADYRALGLDRPGVNMFWIWFVRPVLGFAGAYYCGVLSLRPWKEGRKIVAFWAVVLLICAALGVLHLLVLYWLIPFFWSCQSYLYWSEITDHYRTRTGIRSNLSPITNFLHHNNGFHYTHHHYPTIPWYLLPKATEALFPGQGDICHGFLDTYRSLSLSSGSLPLTAGEGD
- a CDS encoding aldo/keto reductase, with amino-acid sequence MPLDHYVTLGRSGLRVSPLCLGAMTFGEALGWGSSVEESQRIIDRYIELGGNFIDTANLYTKSHSEKIIGDHVGRHPARRDRLVIATKFSGNLYPGDPNGGGSGRKSIISACENSLRRLQTDYIDLYWLHNWDVHTPIEETMAALEDLVRAGKVRYLGVSDTPAWKIVEANMLARFRGWSAFIGLQIEYSLLERTVEQELVPMAREFGLGITPWSPLKSGALSGKYTRANAGQQKGDRGAFLDPFLNERTYAVVDALEAIARAHESTVARVALAWVQAQPGVTSTIIGARRLAQLEDNVKGVDVKLTAEELGRLDSLTKPVFGFPQNMQPIFPAIHNGGTTVNGTYAPPSAFGIEKGDKPY
- a CDS encoding neutral/alkaline ceramidase — its product is MSGVTAQAGGNVFLIGSGIYDITGPAGEITMMGFAVSEQKTAGIHMRLRSRAFVIGDGARRVVFVSADLGQLFQMVKLKVSEKIAANAELAPYYNTKNVLLSATHTHSGPGGYSGYFLYDATVNGFVKQNFDAIVDGIYQSILRAHHNVKPGRILVNEGTIEGVGGNRAVEAYNNNPAAERARYDGLTDKTMTLLKLVGLDGEEIGMVNWYAVHPDSIGPENKLISGDNKGWASYLFEKDKGADYLASKTFVAAFAQANAGDVTPNIGFGQAPPDLTFEKNKSLENATLKQYNKAKELYDGATRELTGSVDFRHEWVDMRTLYVASAGTTTCAAGMGASFSAGSPYDNPSPSPLFPNGTTVDSVQWSEGSGKAALFQLLGGVFAFAWPATTDAAYKQCHAEKPVLIPTGVAGLNINGPTMTPQIMPLQVLKIGNLAIVAVPTEVTTMSGRRLENTVKTELASVGVDTAVIAGLSNSYASYLATREEYALQWYEGACTQFGPNELAAFQQEYARLSKAIVNGTDVAAGPTPEDVTGQTVDLTPKVVLDDKPLDKDFGSVITQPAASYARGSLVTVQYWGGHPNNNLQTQGSFLAVEKRVNDTWVAIAWDWDPETTYRWERNGISYSKITITWDTKNAAAGTYRIRHKGHWKSGWTGQISPYEGVSAPFTVL